The Aeoliella mucimassa genome includes the window CATCAGTGCGGGGAAATTCCAAGGGATAATCTGCCCGACCACGCCGACCGGCTCACGCTTGGTGTAGCAGAAGTAGTCGCCGCGGATGGGGATCGTCGCCCCGTGGATCTTGTCGGCCCAGCCGGCGTAGTAACGCAGGCAGTCGACCACCAGCGGCAGGTCGGCGTTGCGGGCGTCGCTAATCGGTTTGCCATTGTCGAGCGTTTCGAGCGCGGCGAGTTCGTCGATTTCGCTCTCGATCAAATCAGCCAGCCGATTCATCAACAGGCTGCGATCACGGGCGTCGAGCTTCGACCACTCTCCGCCGTCGAACTGCGCGCGGGCGGCATCCACCGCCGCGTCGATGTCGGCCTTGTCGCCTTCGGCCACTTGGCAGATCACTTCCTCGGTCGCCGGGTTAATGGTATCGAAAGTCTTTCCGCTCACCGACGAGGTCCACTTACCGCCGATAAAGCACTCGGTATGGCGGATTGGGGGAGCCGATAAGACTTGGGGAACAACCGTAGCCATCCTAATTACCTCCTGTGGTTGAAAAGCGGCACAGCGAAGTGCGCCGGATAAGTCCAAGGAATTGTAGCCAATCAGGTCCTGAATGTCCCGTTTGTAGTTGGAAGCAGCCAAGTTTCGCGAGATAAAGCCCCCAATAGCCCGAAAACGATTCGTGGGGGCTTTATTCCTTCTGTAGTGCCCCCAGTCGCGTGAAAAAGTGCCGTGAATTTCGGGTAGAATCAGCCATGGGTGGGGCGAAACGCTCCGCAAAGTTCCCCCAGCCGTGAAAGTGGGGGCAAAACCGTCGTCAGCCAGTCAGAGTGATCCGGCAAGAGTGAGAGGACTCGATCGATGAAACGGAAGCGAAGTGTGGCGGATGCGTATCGGAAAGCAACCTGTTTAAGTAAGGAAAGTGGTGGGTAAGTCGATACATCTATTAGAACAAAACGGGCGCCATTTACCACTAAAAACTCTCTAGAATCGCCTGCGGGTTATACTGTACATTTGTTTTGAAAGAAAAGCTTGACACATGCTATGGCCACTGATGTTTCCCATGCGACTCACGTTCGTTGTGCTCGTGGCATTGGTGTGTCTGGCCACGATGTTTGCTCCGCGGTGGAATCGGAAACGAAAGTCGATGTTTTCGCTGGCGGTCGCTGTGGCCTGCGTCGCGTTCATTCCCTCGTGCGTGCTGATCCAAGTCGCCATCGACAAAGTGCGGTTTGGAGAGTTTGAATACTCGTCGGCCGCCGACATTCACGATCGACGTGTCGATGGCTGGATGCCCAGGCAGGCCAGCAACATACGCTTGTTCAAACACGCGGGAGGGTTCCAGGCCAAGTATCAGATAGAGCAAGCGGAACTGGAAGCCTTTATCGATCGGGAGTGGAAGGAGTGGGGAAGATACTCCGTGGTTTCAAGAAGCGACATAGAGCAAGGGAGATTTGTGAGCACGATGCGAGAGGATTTCCGCTACCCTCCGGAAACCGGCAGCGACACTCCTTTGAAAACCTATTCAAGCCCAGTTGCCGCCGACGGTGCTGGATTCACCATTTGGTACGACCCCGAGACAGCAACCGCTTATCAGGAAGCTGGTTATTGGTAGTGGGGGCCGACATTAATTGTGGATCCCCATCACTTTCTGAGGAGAATCAGCGATGCAGTACGATACCGACAAAGTAGACGAGGCGGTGTTGGGGTTGTTGCTGCTGGGGACGAGTGGTCGCCAAAGGCTGGCTCGAACCGCCGGATCGCAATGCGATGACGCTGACCTTCACCGAGCCGGGCTTGTCGCACGCACGGGATGTGTTTGACCGCCTGTTTGGGAAAGCCGCCTCGTAACTTGCCGCCGATTATGGCAAGATTGGCCCCAGAGCGACGAATACTGCTTGCTGGCCTAGGTTGCCAGGTTGATAGATCGACTTTGGGAGAGGGTGTTCATGGCGAGGAAGAAGGATAGCAAGTTTGGAGCCATTCTGGCGGGGCCGGCAATTGTTTGCGTGGGGGTGCTTGCCCTTTGGGAGAACGAGGGGCGATTCGATTTTCATAAGGCCGCGCGACAGGCCACGGTGGTCGCCGACCCCGCCGAGGCGAGTCAGCACGACACCTTTGCTCTGACCGGCCAGTTGGAAACGAAGATGCCGATCCAGGGGTACTACGTCGAAGGTTTCACCGGCTACTATCGGGTCGATCGCAATGCAGAGATCTACTGTTGGGATCGCGACGAAGATAGCGATGGCGACGTGACCTGGCGGGAGAAGTGGATGTCGAGCGTCGATAATAATTCGCGGAATAGCGGCATCAAAAAGACTTTGAAGAGCGACCATTTGTTTCCCCCCAGGTACGAATTGGGCGACCTGCTTATCAGCGCAGAAGATATTCATCTGGTCGACGATCGCGAGCCGATCGCCGCGGGGAGGTTGGCGATGACCGACGCTGCCAAGTCGGCCCGGTTGCGCATCGATACCCAGTGCTTTTATAAAGGCAAAGGTCGACTCTCATCGCCGGAATTGGGGGACGAGCGGATTGAGTACTACGGAATACCTAACTCGCCGACCGCCAGTTACTTCGGCGCGGTTCGTGGCGATATGGCCTGGGGCAAGCAATACGAGGTTTCGCAGAGCTTTCTCTCGGGCATCATCCAGAACGATGGCATGCTGCATCACCTGGCGAATGGCGATCGCGAGGTGGCCTTAGCTACCATCAAAGGGTACCTCGCGAAGCTGCTGTGGTTCACCCGCCTGGGCGGGACCGTGGCGATCATCGTTGGCATGCTCATCACCGTGAGCCCGTTCGTCGGTTTGCTAAGGGGGGTGCCAGTGCTGGGGCCGCTGGTCGAGTGGGGAGCGTTTCTCATCAGCGTGGTGCTTGGCTTAACGCTGGCCGGCACGGTGATCGCAGCCTCGTACATTGCCCATCATCCACTGCTCGTCGCGTTGCCGCTGGTGCTGGTAGGCGTAGGCATCTACTACCTGAGAAGGCGATCGCAAGCAACCAAGGAGAACGTACAGACCGCCTTATCGGAGTACCAGCAGAAGCACGCCGCTTCGGCAGACGAAGAGGGATTCGATATCGACATCAACTCGCGTGGCTGGAGCGCCGGCTTCGCCGAGCAGACGTTCGAAAAGCTGGTGGCCATGGCGTCGCTGCATGGGCTTGGGCGGAAGGAAACCAAGTTTCTTGAGCAATGGGGCGAGTCGAATGGCATCGCCAAATCACGGGTCGACCAGATGATTGCCACTGCCCCGCAGGAGGTGGATGCGGTGGAGATCGATACCCGCAACGACATGATTCTGCTGGTGTGCGTCGCCTTGGCCGATGGCATGCTATCGGGCCGGGAGCACTCGGCGCTCAAGTCGATTGCCAAGCGGGTGGATATGGAACCGGCGGTGCTGAACGAGATTATTGCTGGCGTCGAAGCGGGAACGCTCCGCCCGGCGTAAGATGAATTCAGGGCTTTTTATGCCAAAGTTCGCTGAGAACGGGCAAAATCGCTCTGGGTGATTCCCCGCCAGATGTGGTAAGGTGTCGCACGTCGAAAGGATACTCGACCGATGCTAGCAGCCGCTGTGCATCGCTTTAAGCCACCCACCGCGAACCTGGAGAGCAGCATGGAAGCTCGCTCGAAGTCGGCCGCTTTGCCGACTGTCGTACTCGCCCTGTTTGTTGTTTGGTCGTTGACGCTCGATGTCGAGGCGGCTCGCTATCAAACCACTAACTTCGATGTCGTGGCTCCCACTGGCGAATTAGCCCAGGAAATCGGCAATGCAGCCGAGCACTGGCGGAAGACCTTGGCAGTTCAATGGATTGGCAAAGAGATGCCCCCTTGGTCGCGCAAGTGCCCGATTAAGGCCGAAGTGGCTCCTCACCTTGGTGCGGGTGGTGTGACCACCTTTGTGTTCGACCGCGGCGAGGTGTTCGACTGGAACATGACCATCACTGGATCGCGCGAGCGAGTGCTCGATTCGGTGCTTCCTCACGAGATCACGCACACGATCTTCGCCTGCCATTTCCGCCAACCCCTGCCCCGCTGGGCCGATGAAGGGGCTTGCACCACGGTGGAGCATCCGAGCGAAATCGCCAAGCAGGAACGCCTGCTGATTCAATTTCTGCAAACCGGCAAAGGCATTCCCTTTGGGCAGATGTTTGCCATGAAGGAATACCCCCGCGACGTGCTACCGCTGTACGCTCAAGGGCACTCGCTTACTCGCTACCTGATTGGCAAGCATGGCCAGCCTGAGTTCTTGAAGTTCGTAGCCGACGGCATGACCGACGAAAACTGGCCGCGTGCGGTTCGCGAGCACTACGGGCATCAGAGTCTGCTGGCGTTGCAGAACGAATGGCTCGAATGGGTGAAGCAAGGCCGCCCGGTGCTGCCCGGCGAGCATCGCGGATCCGACGTACAACTAGCGGGGCATGAAGCACCAGTGTCGTTGCCGCCGCGGAAGGAAATCACCCCGCTGGCCAGCACCAATCACGAATCGGCCTACTCGCGGAACGTGCGTCAGCAAGGTAGCAAAGCAATGCGAGCCGATACGAACTCGGCGAACACTGTCTGGCGCTAAGGCACCAACAGGTGCTTGGCGACGTGGTAGAACACCGGCGCGGCAAAGCAGATGGCGTCGATGCGGTCGAGCACACCGCCATGGCCTTCTACTAAGGTCCCAAAATCGCGGACTCCACGGTCGCGTTTGATGGCCGACATGGTCATCGACCCGGCAAAGCCCATCACCGCGATCACCATGCTCACCAGCGCGGTGTGCCAAAGCTCGTTGAAGGGTTTGAACGCCATGTGATAGGTCATGCCGACCAACGCGGTACTGGCCGCTCCGCCGAGCATGCCTTCCCAAGTCTTGGTGCCATTGATGTTGGCCGAGATCACGTTGCGGCCGTAGAGACGGTCGCCGATGAACTGCAGCCCTTCGCTCACGAGCGACATGAGCACCAGGAAGAACAGCAGCCGCGAACGATCGGCGTACTCGCCGTACTCCAGGTCGAGCAGCGCGGGGGCGAAGCCCAAGCAATACACGCACACCAACAGGCCCGATTGAATCTTGGCCACTCGCTCCAGGAATCGTTTGGTATCGCCGGCAATCGCGATGCGAAGCGGGATAAACAAGAACCCGTAAACCGGGATCAACACGCTATAGCTGTCGTACAGGTTCATCCACACCAGGATGTAATGCAGTGGGGTGAACAGGAAGAACACCCAGAACAGCGCGCGGTGATCCCCTTGCCGAGTCGGCGTGAGGGTAATGAATTCGCGGAGTGCCCAAAAGCTAATTAGCCCGAACAGCAGGATGGTGACCCCGGGGCTGAGGAACGCGACCGAGAGCAGACAGCAGATGATCCACCATGCGCGCAGCCGGGCGTTGAACGCGTTGACCGCTGCGGGGTTGAGGCCCAGCTGTGGCTGCCGCGCAAGGAGCTGCCCAATCACGGTCACGGCCGTGAGGAGCATGACAATGGTGCCGGCAAGCGCCCAGTTAAGTTGAATTGGTGTCATAGGAATTATTCGCAGGGCGAAGTAGCGACTGCGGTTAACTGTCTTTCTCTCGCGCCCGCAGATTCATGACCGCTTCGCGGGCTCGGGCCAGGAACTCCACCTTGGTTTCGCCGGCTTCGAGCCACATCGGTGGGCCAAAGGTTACTGACGACAATAGCGGGACCGGCAGGAATTCTCCACGGGGGAGAATGCGATTCATGTTGTCGATGTATACGGGGATCAGCTCCAGGTCGGGACGTTTCTTCGCCAGGTAGTACAAACCGCTTTTGAACGAGCCAACCGTCTCGCCGGACGAGCGGCCCCCCTCGGGGAAAATAATCACCGAGTAGGTGCGGCCGATCTCCCGGATCATGATGTCGACGGGGCTCTGATGCACTTTGATCTCCTTGCGGTCGATCAGCATCGCATTGTACACCTTCGCGATGTAGGGCCGTATCCGCCCCTTGCCCCAGTAGTCCTTCGCCGCGGCTGGGCGGGTGAGCTTACGCACATCATGCGGCAATGCTGACCAGACGAGTATCACATCCAAGTGACTCGTATGGTTGGCAAAATAGACCCGCTGGCACGTGTCGGGCTGGCTGTCCACCCACCGCACACTCGCGCCGCTCAACAGGCGGGCGGTCGTTGTCAGGATGGTTTCGGTGATCATTCCGGTTCAGTCAGCAGTGGCGGGCTCGGATCGTAGGACGAGGCATTATTATGATTGCGCCCGGGGAACGACGCGAGTGGCATCGGGGCGGTTGACAGCACGGTTTTCGGGCCGGGACGGAGCCGAAATCTCCCTATACCGCCACGCACGGCTCGGCAGGGGCTTCGGTGGCCGACGGGGCGTGGATGCCGGTTTTCTCGGTATAAATGCGCCACAACAGCTGTTCGTACCCCTCGACCATCACCTCCAGCGACCAGCGACTCTCCACCATTTGGCGGGCGGCCGCTCCCAATTCTTGGCGAAGTAGCGGGGTGTTCATCAGCGTGAGAACCCGCTCCGAAAGCACCTCGGCGTCGCCCGCGGGGGCTAGGTATCCGGTTTTTCCTTCGACCACCGATTCGCTGACCGATCCCACGTTGCTGGCCACGGTCGGGGTGCCAGTGCTCATCGCCTCGAGAATCGAGACCGGATTCGCTTCGTTGTGCGAAGTCAAAACGTTCACGTCGGCCAGGTTCAACAGCGAGGGAATATCGCTGCGGGTGCCGAGAAAGCGTACCGAGTCGCCGAGTTCGAGTTGCTCGGCTCGCTCTTTCAGTTGCACTCGCTGAGGACCATCGCCAACCACCAGGAACACGGCCTCAGGAATCTGTTTGGTGACGCGCGCAGCGACTTCGAGATAAAGTTCGTGATTTTTCTCGGGACGCAGTGCGGCAACAATGATGCCGACTGGCGACGTCGCAGGAATGCCCAGTTCGCTTCGTAGTTGATTGGTTTCGGCGCCTGGGGCGAACCGCGCGGTGTCGACTCCGTTGGGAATCACCACCACTTTCGAGGCGGGGAACTTTTCGCCTTCGATCAAGTGCCGCCCGTGGGGGGCGGCCACTGCGATGAACGCATCGGTCAGCGGGGTGAGCAAGCGGTTGAGCCGCCCTACCCCGTCGGGCCAGCCGGTGCTGTGCAGCGCACTACAGACCACCGGCACTCCAGCGCGTTTGGCAGCCAATCGGCCCCAGAACATCTTATCGCCAGCGCCGACGGTCACCACCGCGTCGATTTGCCGCTCGCGTAGCAAGCGAGTCATTCGGTTCAGTACCAACACATCGAGCTTATGATGAATCAGCCCCGAGTGCACCGGTACCTCGGCGGCCATCTCGTCTCCAAGCGGCCCAGGTTGTTTCAAGCAGCATATCTCAGGAGCAATCTTGGAGCGATCCAGCCGGCGGATCAGGTTCACCAGCAATGTTTCGGCACCGCCGACCGGCATCGAGGTCACACAGAACAGCGTGCGTAGCGGGGCGGCATCTGTGGTCGATGGTTCAGGCATGTTCCATTCCTTCGCGATTCAAAGATTGTTTCGAGTTGGGAAGCCACCGCCCGAGTTTGCTGTGGAGTAGCTCGACTACGAGTCGTCGCTCTTCGTGCGAGAAGATCAGAGGGGTCGAGAATATCAGCATGCCAATCAACGATCCCGACGAGAGGGCCAGCGGCAGGCCTTGCGTGAGACCAAGCGGCACGATGGCGACCACCAGCGTGCGACGACATCCTTCCATGCCGAGTCGGCAATTGACCACCATTTGTGAGACAAAGGCGGTCATTGTCGACAGCGCGGTGGCCATTACCGCGCCTTGGAGTCCCAGGATTGGCAGCAGCAATAAGTTGAGCATTACGTTGGTGCCCAGACCAATCGCCAGCGGTATTGTCGCGCGGCGGGTCTTCTCTGCACACCACACATAAGTCTGAGCGACCAAGAGCAGACCGAACCACACGCACGAGGCTAGCGCCCATGGCAGCACGTGTAGGCCTTGGTTGTATTTATCGGCAAACGCCATGTGGAACAGCCAGGGAGCAATGAGCAGCACACCGATGCCGGCCAAAAACATGCCTAACCCAGCGAGCTTGAGA containing:
- a CDS encoding TMEM43 family protein — its product is MARKKDSKFGAILAGPAIVCVGVLALWENEGRFDFHKAARQATVVADPAEASQHDTFALTGQLETKMPIQGYYVEGFTGYYRVDRNAEIYCWDRDEDSDGDVTWREKWMSSVDNNSRNSGIKKTLKSDHLFPPRYELGDLLISAEDIHLVDDREPIAAGRLAMTDAAKSARLRIDTQCFYKGKGRLSSPELGDERIEYYGIPNSPTASYFGAVRGDMAWGKQYEVSQSFLSGIIQNDGMLHHLANGDREVALATIKGYLAKLLWFTRLGGTVAIIVGMLITVSPFVGLLRGVPVLGPLVEWGAFLISVVLGLTLAGTVIAASYIAHHPLLVALPLVLVGVGIYYLRRRSQATKENVQTALSEYQQKHAASADEEGFDIDINSRGWSAGFAEQTFEKLVAMASLHGLGRKETKFLEQWGESNGIAKSRVDQMIATAPQEVDAVEIDTRNDMILLVCVALADGMLSGREHSALKSIAKRVDMEPAVLNEIIAGVEAGTLRPA
- a CDS encoding phosphatidate cytidylyltransferase; protein product: MTPIQLNWALAGTIVMLLTAVTVIGQLLARQPQLGLNPAAVNAFNARLRAWWIICCLLSVAFLSPGVTILLFGLISFWALREFITLTPTRQGDHRALFWVFFLFTPLHYILVWMNLYDSYSVLIPVYGFLFIPLRIAIAGDTKRFLERVAKIQSGLLVCVYCLGFAPALLDLEYGEYADRSRLLFFLVLMSLVSEGLQFIGDRLYGRNVISANINGTKTWEGMLGGAASTALVGMTYHMAFKPFNELWHTALVSMVIAVMGFAGSMTMSAIKRDRGVRDFGTLVEGHGGVLDRIDAICFAAPVFYHVAKHLLVP
- a CDS encoding lysophospholipid acyltransferase family protein, with amino-acid sequence MITETILTTTARLLSGASVRWVDSQPDTCQRVYFANHTSHLDVILVWSALPHDVRKLTRPAAAKDYWGKGRIRPYIAKVYNAMLIDRKEIKVHQSPVDIMIREIGRTYSVIIFPEGGRSSGETVGSFKSGLYYLAKKRPDLELIPVYIDNMNRILPRGEFLPVPLLSSVTFGPPMWLEAGETKVEFLARAREAVMNLRAREKDS
- a CDS encoding glycosyltransferase, yielding MPEPSTTDAAPLRTLFCVTSMPVGGAETLLVNLIRRLDRSKIAPEICCLKQPGPLGDEMAAEVPVHSGLIHHKLDVLVLNRMTRLLRERQIDAVVTVGAGDKMFWGRLAAKRAGVPVVCSALHSTGWPDGVGRLNRLLTPLTDAFIAVAAPHGRHLIEGEKFPASKVVVIPNGVDTARFAPGAETNQLRSELGIPATSPVGIIVAALRPEKNHELYLEVAARVTKQIPEAVFLVVGDGPQRVQLKERAEQLELGDSVRFLGTRSDIPSLLNLADVNVLTSHNEANPVSILEAMSTGTPTVASNVGSVSESVVEGKTGYLAPAGDAEVLSERVLTLMNTPLLRQELGAAARQMVESRWSLEVMVEGYEQLLWRIYTEKTGIHAPSATEAPAEPCVAV